Within Micromonospora narathiwatensis, the genomic segment CCGCGACGAGTTCCCCGCCGCACGGGTGAGTTCGGCCGTCGCGGCGATCTCGGCGATCGTCGCCGCCGGTGGGGGCCTCGGCGTCGTCCTGGCCGGCCCGATCGTCGCCACCCTGGGGTACCGCTGGCTGTTCTGGATCCCGCTGGTCGTCGTCGGGCTCACCGCACTCGCGGCGCACCGGTTCGTGCCGGAGTCACCGATCCGTACGCCCGGCCGGATCAACTGGGCAGCCACCCTGCTGCTGTCCGGCTGGCTGGTGGCGCTGCTGCTGCCGATCAGCAAGGGCGCCGCCTGGGGCTGGACCTCCGGTCGGGTGACCGGTTCGCTGGTGCTCGCCGGAGTGCTCCTGGTCAGCTGGCTGCTGGCCGAAGCCCGCTCGGCGAACCCGCTGATCGACCTGCGGATGATGCGCCTGCCCGGAGTCTGGACGACCAACCTGGTCGCCCTGCTCTACGGCGGCTCGATGTTCGCCGTCTACGCCTTCCTGCCGCAGTTCGTGCAGATCCCGACCAGCGCCGGATACGGCTTCGGCGCCAGCGTCACCCAGGCCGGGCTGCTGATGCTGCCGATGCTGGTTGCCATGTTCGTCGCCGGCCTCGCCGCCGGCCGGATGCAGGCCAGGTTCGGCGCCAAGGCGCTGCTCGCGGCCGGCGCGGTTTGCAACGTGTTCGCCTCGGCGATGCTGACCGTCGCGCACGACACCCGCTGGGAGATCGGCGTGGCCGGCGGGCTGGTGGGCCTGGGCATCGGGCTGGCGTTCGCCTCGATGGCCAACCTGATCGTGGCCAGCGTGCCGCCCGGGCAGACCGGCGTGGCGACCGGCATGAACGCCAACATCCGCACCATCGGCGGCGCGATCGGTGCTGCGGTGGTGAGCGGGGTGATCACCGCTCACCCGCAGGCGAGCGGGCTGCCGCGCGAGGCCGGGTTCACCATGGGCTTCCTGGTCCTCACCGGGATCGCGCTGGCCGCCGCGATGGCCGCACTGATCGTCCCCTCCGGCCGCCGGCCGGCGGTGCGTGGACAGCGCGGGGAGCGGTCGCCGCGGCACGCCGAGCCGGAGCTGACCGGCGAACTCGCGACGGCGGGACGCTGAGCCGCTCGCGGCCCGGGCCGGCATCGTCCTGAACGGGGCGGTCAGCGCGCGAGCACCAGGTGGGCGAAGGCCAGCCCAGGCGCTCCTCGACGTCCATACCGGCAGCGTAACGATGATCTTCGTGCCGCCTGGGTCCCGGACGGGCATGACCTCGCTCACCCGGGGGCAGAGATCACGCTCGATCGTGGAAGTTAGTGGCCTACCGCGCCACGCGAGGCCACTACATCCCGGATCGGGCGTGACCTTGGGGTGCCGGCGCCAACCCGGCGAGGGCGCAGTCCGCCGCGTGGGCCACCGTCGCCCGGGAGCGGCGCCGGGACCGGTGCGGCGCGCAGGCCGCGCACTCCCGTGCCGGGCGGACGGACGGACCGGCCACGAGACGCCCGGACCGGGGACGCAGCCCGGCGAACCGCGTACCGGCCGGCCGTGGTCCCGCCGGGCGGCTCGCCGGAACCGGGACGGGGCCGTCGGCGGTCGCCGGACGGGCGGCACCAGCGGTGGCCGGGCGGACGACGCGGGCGGCGGTGGCCGCGAAGCGGCGTACCGGGCGGCGCACGGCGGGCGCGTTGAGCACCAGGGTGAGCCGGCGCCGCAGCCGCCGCTCGCGGAGCCGGTCGAGGGACGCCCCGGCCGCGACGGTGGCGACCGAGGTGAGCACGCCGGCCAGCACCAGCGTCTGCCGCGGCCCGGCATGCTCGGCGAGCCAGCCGAGCAGGGGCGCGCCGACGGCCGCGGAGATCGAGCCGGTGACCGCCAGGGCGGCCAGCACCCGGCCCCGCATGGCGTAGTCGGTGTCGAGCTGGGCGCGGGCGCCGACCGTGGTGTCGATGATCACGGCGGCCGCCGCGATGGGCAGGATCACCGCGGCGAAGCTCAACGTGCCGGGGGCCAGCCCGGCGACGATCTGCCCGGCGCTGGCCAGCAGGCCGGCCCCGACCAGGACCCGGTAGCCGAGTTCCCGGCGGCGGGCCGCCACCAGCGCGCCGAGCACGGTGCCGACCGCGAAGACGGTGGAGAGGAAGCCGTAGCCGGAGGCTCCGGCGCGCAGCGGCCCGTCGCTCATCGCGGCCATGGTGACCTGGTAGTTGCGGCCCAGGCTGCCGAGCACGAAGGACAGCGCCAGGGCGACCAGTACCACCGGCTGACGCAGCAGATAGCGGAAACCGGCCCGGATGCCGCCGTCCACCGGGGACGCGTCGGCCTCCGACGACTCCAGTTCGGCGCGTCCTGCGCCGCGCCGCGACCTGGAGCCGTCGTCCACTGCGCCGGTGTGCCGCTCCTGCTCACGTACGGCGAACAGGGCCGCGACGACCGCGACGAAGCTGGCGGAGTTGATCGCGAAGAGCAGCGCGGGGCCGACGACGGCGACCACGACGGCGCCGACGCT encodes:
- a CDS encoding MFS transporter, encoding MIEPTRRDSRRLTFLVLAAGTGFFSMLQSLITPVLPTIQHDLHTSQNTVTWVLTAYLLSASIFTPVLGRVGDMVGKERMLVVSLAALALGCLLAAIAPSIGVLIAARVVQGVGGAVFPLSFGIIRDEFPAARVSSAVAAISAIVAAGGGLGVVLAGPIVATLGYRWLFWIPLVVVGLTALAAHRFVPESPIRTPGRINWAATLLLSGWLVALLLPISKGAAWGWTSGRVTGSLVLAGVLLVSWLLAEARSANPLIDLRMMRLPGVWTTNLVALLYGGSMFAVYAFLPQFVQIPTSAGYGFGASVTQAGLLMLPMLVAMFVAGLAAGRMQARFGAKALLAAGAVCNVFASAMLTVAHDTRWEIGVAGGLVGLGIGLAFASMANLIVASVPPGQTGVATGMNANIRTIGGAIGAAVVSGVITAHPQASGLPREAGFTMGFLVLTGIALAAAMAALIVPSGRRPAVRGQRGERSPRHAEPELTGELATAGR
- a CDS encoding MFS transporter, which gives rise to MALGATFAALRHRNYRIWAAAGFVSVVGTWMQVLGVNWYVLAKTGSATSMGLTVLLQALPSLVLSVWGGALADRLPAKPLLIVAQGVHAALAAGLALVAVTGAGGLPAIYAISLATGAVSAIEGPVMGRWCSTLVDRASLGNALALGSLTNSAGRILGMSVGAVVVAVVGPALLFAINSASFVAVVAALFAVREQERHTGAVDDGSRSRRGAGRAELESSEADASPVDGGIRAGFRYLLRQPVVLVALALSFVLGSLGRNYQVTMAAMSDGPLRAGASGYGFLSTVFAVGTVLGALVAARRRELGYRVLVGAGLLASAGQIVAGLAPGTLSFAAVILPIAAAAVIIDTTVGARAQLDTDYAMRGRVLAALAVTGSISAAVGAPLLGWLAEHAGPRQTLVLAGVLTSVATVAAGASLDRLRERRLRRRLTLVLNAPAVRRPVRRFAATAARVVRPATAGAARPATADGPVPVPASRPAGPRPAGTRFAGLRPRSGRLVAGPSVRPARECAACAPHRSRRRSRATVAHAADCALAGLAPAPQGHARSGM